CCAAACAGAGCCTGGTCGAAGTGCCACCTCTTACGCCTGCTCAGCGAATGAAAATGGAACATCGGCTTCGGCTCATGAAATAGTGCCTCTAATGTTGACTTGATGAGTGGGATTTCTTGAACCAATAGTGAACATTTTTCCCATGCCTATTTACGAGTTCTATTGTCCGGATAATCACAAGGTGTATCAGTTTTTTGCTCGCACTTCTTCCTATGCGGATACGATTCCTACCTGCCCAGATAATCCCGACTTTCGGATGGTGAGAAAGATCTCTGGTTTTGCCATCGCAGGGACTGAGAAAAAATCGTCCGCAGAGGGAGGCGAGGAGGGTCCAGATCTCGATGATCCGAAAATGATGGCAGCAATGGCTGAAATGGAACGCTCGGTATCAGGGATGGATGAAGACAATCCGGATCCCCGGCAGATGGGAAAGCTGATGCGGCAAATGGCCGAAATGACAGGTGAGTCACTCGCCGGCGAATTGGAAGAGATGGTTCGGAAGCTTGAAGAAGGAGCTGATCCAGAGGGATTGGAAGAACAGTTTGGAGATTTACTGGGGGATGATGAAGAGGGTGATCCAATGGGAGGTATGGGTGACCTCGAAGGCACTGCATCGGACGAGGGAACCCTTGGAGCTTTTCGGGGACCGCCTCGAAAGGATGAGACGCTTTACGAATTTGAGTAAGAGATTTCGGAACTTCTTGTCGACGTCACCGCGGGAATTTGTGTAGCTGTTTAAAGTCCAACTCAGAACAGCGAGCTTATGGTTTCTTTGATTCAGCGATATACAAATTGGTTGCACACTAAATGGCCCTCCGGGTTGGTCGAGAAACTACCTGAGACGGATGAGAACGGTAAAACGGCTGTGCCTGGGGTGAGGATCGTTGGTGACCTGACAGGTATCCCTCTCCTAAAGTTTTCATCGGATTCGGGAGCAAAGGCTGTTCAAGGCATATTGGCTGAAGCAGACTTTCCCAGCCAACGAGGAGAGGAAGGGGTTCTGGACTTAGCCATCATAGGGGGTGGAGTGAGTGGATACGCGGCAGCCATTGAAGCCAAAAAGTCCGGACTCAATTTCCGGTTGTATGAAGCAGTCCAGGACTTTTCGACCGTTGCGAATTTTCCCAAGAAGAAACCCATATATACTTACCCGACCGATATGACCCCTGCCGGAGTATTGCAGTTTAAGGCGGATGTTAAGGAGGGACTTCTTGCTGAGTTAGAAGCTCAACGCAAAGAGCATGGCGTTGAATCTCAACTTCTCAGAGTAGAGAGAATTGAACGCAAAGATGGGCGACTTTTGTTACATGCGAACGATAAAGACCCTATACCTGCATTACGGGTTATTGTAGCGATTGGGCAAAGTGGAAACTTTCGGAAGCTCAATGTGCCAGGAGAAGAACTTGGCAAGGTGAGTAATCGTTTACATGACCCCAAAGAGTTCGCTAACAAGCAGGCCTTGGTGGTTGGGGGAGGGGACTCCGCTTTGGAAACTGCAATCGCACTGGTGTGCTGCGGCTCTCATGTAACTTTGAGTTATCGGAAATCAGAGTTCTCCCGACCCAAGCCAGACAATGTTGAAAAGCTGCAGGCTTTGGAAAAAGATGCCGCACATCCGACAGCCATAAAGACTCCTACTTCAGAGCGAGTAACAACCGCCGCCAATTCGGAAATGCGAGGAGAGAATGACTTGGGATCTCTTCGTCTATTTATGGGTAGCCAGGTGAAAGCGATCAGCGAGGCGCAGGTCGAAT
This genomic stretch from Opitutia bacterium ISCC 52 harbors:
- a CDS encoding cytochrome C, which encodes MPIYEFYCPDNHKVYQFFARTSSYADTIPTCPDNPDFRMVRKISGFAIAGTEKKSSAEGGEEGPDLDDPKMMAAMAEMERSVSGMDEDNPDPRQMGKLMRQMAEMTGESLAGELEEMVRKLEEGADPEGLEEQFGDLLGDDEEGDPMGGMGDLEGTASDEGTLGAFRGPPRKDETLYEFE